Below is a window of Jonesiaceae bacterium BS-20 DNA.
GTTGCGGGCTGACTCATTGGGATTTGTATTCCAAGAAAACCATGTGCTGGGCCACCGCACAGTGGCAGAGAATTTACATATCAAACTAGCAGTGTCTTCCATTCCTAAAGGTCAGTGGTCGGTAAAGGTTGCCAAGGTCTTGGGGCAAGTTGGGCTAAGTCACCGTGAACATGCATATGCGCGGTTATTATCTGGCGGGGAAAAACAAAGGTTGGCAGTTGCGCGAGCGATAATTACTTCGCCTAAGATATTGCTTGCGGATGAACCTACCGGCAACCTAGATAATGACAATGCGAACGCTGTGCTCGACTTGTTTGATAAGCAAGCAAAATTAGGGTCGGCGGTTGTCATTATTACCCATGACCCACGGCTTATTGGGCGGATGGACCGGGCATTTTATCTTGAAGCTGGAGTGATACGGGAACTAACTGATGGTGAATACCTAGGCGGAGCCATCGCAAAGAGACTGAGGTAATGCAGAACTTGAGACTCAACGGATTGCGTCATGGTTTTGCCGACGTTTTTATTGATCTGCACTCGCGCCGGGCACGGGCAGTCATGTTAATGTTGGCAGTTGCCCTCGCAACAGGTGCTTTGGTGGCTTCATTGGGTATCTCTCAAGTTGCGGCTCGTCAGGTCGCCGCTGACTTGGCGGCGTCCACCCTAAACACGGTGACCGTTACGCCAGCCCAAGAAACGTCATCGTCTCATGTGGCAGGCGCCATGGTGTTCCCAGGTGACGCGGTCCAGAGAGCTCACGGTCTGGGACCTGTGCAATATGCTGGGTTATTGAACGATGTCTCACTTAGTGTCAATGTGCCCGTAACTAGACCACCGCACTACCCTGAAGCAGTCCAAGGTGCCACAGTAGCGGGGCTGACAGCCCAGTATCCAGCCGTGCTAGGTAGTAGTGTCCCCGAAGAAACCGCGTGGTTGCTTGATACGAACTTGCCTGTTGTTTTTGTGGGGGAGGACCTAGCGGAAACGCTCGGTATCTCGCAAGGAAACGATTGGACTGGCATCAATCTCTATATCGACAGAGTGCCATACTCGGTGGTTGGATTGGTAAGTTCCTCCAAGGGCAACTTTTCATCCAGTGCCTTAATCCCGTACCAGCGCGGTCTAGAGTTGACCGGCGGTGATGGTAATTCACACATGAAGATATTGACTGAACCAGGAGCTGGTAACCAGGTTGCGCAAACTATCAGAATGTCTTTGATGCCCCAATCCCCGGAGCAACTCGTGGTCTCCCAAGTGCAAAATTTTGAGGGTATGCGCGCGGGTGTCTCTACTCAACTCGATAAACTGGCAGCCTTTATCGGGGGATTCCTGCTGCTATTGACGGTCTTGCTTATCGCCAATGCAATGACTGTATCGGTTATGTCCCGTACTGGAGAAATCGGAGTGAGGCGAGCACTTGGTGCCTCCCAATGGTCTGTGGCAAGCCTGTTTTTGATCGAGGGATTCATCATAGGTGCATGCGGGGGCCTAGCAGGGTCTGCAATCGCATCAACGACGATTGCCCTGATCTCCGTAGCGAGTAGCTGGTCGATTGCCTATCCATTATGGTTTATCTTCCTTGGGCCTACTGTAGGAATTACTGCAGGACTGATATCGTCCGCATACCCTGCCTATCGAGCAGGGAGTATCCAGCCGGCACTTGCAGTCAGGTCCGACTGATCGGGCAGTTATTGCCAACTAGACATTGACTTGACTTTTCTAAGTCTTTCAAAATCTAATTTCGACGTTGAGGCGACGTAGTCGAGCTGAAGGCCTACCCTGGGAACGGTGCGCACACTAATGGCGAACATAAGGCGACCTGAAATTGCAATTAATGTGCCTCTGCCCCACCGAAGCTATAATTAAGCGTCCCTACTGATTTTTGCGTTCAGTTCTGTTAGTCTGTTGAATATGAGAAAATTTGGAGTTCTTTTTTCGATGGTGCTGAGTGCGATTTTGTTAGGTGGGCCAGCCAGTGCTTCAATCGCTGATGTTCCCGCAGTGAGTTCGTGGACGCCGCAGGTAGAAATTCAGCAAATGTTGGTAGACCTTTCGGGGACGCAGAGTGAAAACTTGATCCAAGATGCGATAGACAGTGGAAACGCTGTTCAGATTCTTGTCGACAGTGACACTGCAGATTTCTTAGCGGTAGTAAAGTTAGAAGAGATCGATGAAGCCGTTGCCCCGCTTGCCATTTCGCCCGTTGGTCCAGGGTGTGGTACAAATGCTGCGTGCATTAGGTCAAACAATGCTTGGCTGGGATACGCTGGCACAGGGACGAAAATTCAGAACTGGACAAATGCCACGCTCATTAGGGACGGATCAGCTCTTCACCGCACTACCTTTTCGTGGGGCGCGCACAACTTAACTCCACAACCCAATGTCACGTTCACCTTTCCCACCCCGGTAACTGTGAAGAAAATTTACCGCGTTTCTCTAATCTAGCGCTAACACTAGGGGAGTGCGAGATCCTTTGTGTGGAACAGGTCCAAACAGACACACGAATGAATGCGTTCAAGTGCTCGCAATAGTTTCACTTACACAATCTAGCGGTGTTAGTTTCAGAGGACGGTATCTCTCGCCAATGAAGATGCCGTCCTCTTGCTTTGCCAAGCAAGTTCAGCATGAGTTCGTGGTCGATCTTACGGGTTATAGGACAAAAAGTGTGTCTCAGGGGTTAGTAGAAGTTTTGGAATCCTTGGGTGTGGCGCATGTTGTGCCAGTCGATGGCGTTGCCCCAGAGTTGGGGTGCTCCGGTTTGCTGGCGGATGGTTTCTGGGTTGTTTTGGTGGGCCTGTTGGTATGCGTTTTCGATGTCTTGGTCGGTTGGCATGGTTGCGAGAATCTCGGCTGCTGGCAGTGGGTGTGGGGTGTGTTGGTAGCAGTGCCAGGCAATGGCTTTGAGTCGCCGGTCAAGCTTCATTCCTCGATGCAGGCGGAGCATTTCGCGTAAGGGCGCGTTGGTTGCTCCTTCGATCACGTTCGTGGTGCAAGGCAAGGCGCCGTGCGCCTTGGTGAGGGATTCATCGAGGTAGGTGAACATGGTTTTGGAGTTCCCTAGGGTCCGTAGCATTGAGCGGGCTTCAACGAGGCGTTGGTGGGTGTATCCAATGTGGCCGTTGGTGTAACTGCTTGTTTCGTCTAAGAATCGGGCCCATCTTGTTTCCCAACTGAGGTAGGCCTCGATCCACTCATCGGCTTGCCGAGCTTGCTTGATATAGAGCAAGGAACGGGCCAAAACCTTAAGTTCTTGGGCAGGTAACAGCTTTGGTCGGCGCGTGGTCTTAACCAAAATGTTGTTATGGATATGGAATAAACAGCGTTGAACTTTAGTCTGTGGCCATATGTTGCGTCGTGCTTTAGCAAACCCGGAACCACCATCAGTCACCACCAAGACCGGTGGTGCGATCCGGCTCAACAACGCCTCCCAAGCGGCACTGTGCTCGGTCCTGGCGATATACCACCCCAACACGTGGGTGTCGTTTCTGGCGATCAAGACAACGGCCTTGCGGCCCAAGTGGATGCCATCAACATAGATCACGGGAAAGATCTCATCGATCAGCGGGGCCATCGGCCACAGATCCCAAAACTGCTTGGTCTTGCGCCGAAACGTCCGTCCACCACCAGGCAACTCAGCTTGGGACCGTTTGGAAAACAACCACCCCAAGAACGTCACAAAGTCTTTCGTCGTGGTGTCGTTGGATCTGGTTTTTGACCCACCACACGCTGCAGATTTACAACGCCACCGCACCTTGCCCGCAGTCGTGGTCCCATTACGTTTCATCGCTCCGCCACACCGCGGGCAGTCAAGAATCCTCACCCACCCATGAAACGGGATATTCAAACCCCTGCGGGCCGCAACATACCAACGATTACCAAGGATTCCAGACACACTTTCTGTCCAACCTTGAAAATGACCGGACTCATTATCAAACCCGAGTTTCCCGCACCACAATGCGGCTACCAGCCAATTACAGACACACTTTTTGTCCTATAGCCCGATCTTACAGATTTGCAGACTATCCGGGCTCGTAGAAGCTGTTGTTTGAAACCAAGGGATGAGCACCTCTCGGTTATCTCAACTAGCCCGTTGTCCCACGTACAAGGTTCCGCAGACGGCTGCTGATGCCCACTGAATCAGGTGCTGTCTGAAAAGTGGCCTTGATGCTCTTTGGAGCGGTGAGAAACTGAAGTTCAGTGGGGACTGCAGCGAGACGGCGACGAGAACATTTAGTGAGCCCGGCGGTGTGATTGATCTGGGCGAAAATAGGTTTGATTATGCATCTGCGTTCTTGATCCTGCGCACGCCCAGATGTTGTGCTGACCTTGCTGCGCAAATGCGGCACCAAACTTGCATCCTCCGGTATTGGGCCGCGAGCTTCGATCGAGGGCTTGCGGCCAGTCGTAATAGAAACAAGTGCATCAATATCGAGATGGCGGCGAGGAATAGCAGCGCTGTTCGTGCCCCAAGAGACTCAAGCCGGCGATGAGCCAATCAGCGTCCTCCATTTGGTTACCTCAACTCCTAGGCACGTTATCTCGGTCTCGGGTGCTGTCCTGTCGGTGCTCGGGGTCGACGACGTAAGCAAGATTAATGTCCAAGCCAGCGAATAAATTGCTCAATCCCGGGACCTTGGCGCCAGCCGTAGTCTGATAATCGCCCTCTTGATGAGTTAAACTGCAATCCTGAGCGTGATTGGCGTAGGGATTGGAATAGTGCTATCCGCGGTGATGCCGGCCGTAATTGCAAGTTTCAGGGAACCAATCAAAGAACTTCGGGTTCCATAATATTGCATGATTTTTGGCCCCAGGCAGGATGATCGTATGTGGTAAATGGTGGCCTTCCAGGGATTTGCGGTACTAGAATGCGAGGAATGCTGAAATTGCGGCGCAGCGATTGGCCCCGCATGTTCCTGTTCAACATTGACGGCCGTCGATCTCAATCAAACTAACTCAGTGACGAGTAAGCCTGGAGGAATAGTGAAACAAGGAAAACACGCGGTTACCAAGGGTCTACTCGGGGCCGCAGTCTTCTTGGCGTTGGGTGGCGGGGCAGTCTTGGCGGCTCAAGCGAGCGGCATTGTGGCAACACAGGAAAGCGCACCGGGCTCACAAACCGAAAGCTTGGAAAAATTGCCCGAGGGAGTATCCGCCACTGAAGGTGGCGAGCCTGGGACATTGCAAAAGGTTGACTGGCCAAAAAATGAACACGGGCAAACCTATGGTTCGCTACTTGACAGTAACTCTCCAAATGATGAACCTGATCTGATCCTTGCTGTGACCACACAAGGCGAGGAAGGCTACATCCGGAAGGTTGATTTGGATAGGGAAACGGGTGAGCACGTGTCCAACCCGGAAGAAGCCCTTGCATGGACGGCGGAGTTGGAGAGTCGAGATCCGAACATTGCAGTAACTATTCCGGTTTTTGAGATTGACGGGCAAACCTATATTGGCGAGTTTCTTATAGGAAACTAAGTTCCTTACCGGACAACATGCGGAAGGCGCGCGGGGTTGTCACAGGTAGTTGTTAAGATGGCGCACATGACTACAGCACAGCGTGAGCGCACTTTGATCCTTGTTAAGCCTGATGGAGTTGAGCGGGGCCTCGTTGGAGAGGTAATCCGCCGGATTGAGACCAAGGGGTACACCCTTGATGCAGTACAGATGCGACAGGCAGACCAAGATCTTCTTGCTCAGCACTACGCCGAGCACGTGGGTAAGCCGTTCTACCAGCCACTCGTTGACTTCATGGCCAGCGGACCAGTAGTTGCGATTGTCGCCTCCGGTGAGCGCGTAATTGAAGGTTTCCGTAGCCTAGCCGGCACAACCGATCCAACCACTGCGGCCCCGGGTACGCTACGCGGCGACCTTGGCCGTGACTGGGGTGAGAAGGTGCAGCGCAACCTCGTGCACGGCTCCGACTCAGTCGAGTCCGCCGAGCGTGAAATCGCTCTGTGGTTCCCAGCAGCAAATTGATTCTCTAGTGGGTGGACCGGCGTTGAACAAAGGGGTTTAACGCCGGATACCCTGTGAGCGGTACCGATTTTCATGGTTTCTTAGCCCAATAGATTGGGGGCTGACGTGTACTTAAAGACTTTGCAATTGCGGGGATTCAAATCGTTTGCCTCCGCAACCACCCTGGAGTTTGAACCCGGAATCACCTGTGTGGTTGGGCCAAATGGGTCAGGAAAATCAAATGTAGTTGACGCACTCGCCTGGGTGATGGGGGAGCAAGGCGTCAAAACACTGCGTGGCGGTAAAATGGAAGATGTCATCTTCGCCGGCACGAGTACTCGCGGTGCCCTGGGGCGGGCAGAAGTTTCCCTCACAATTGACAACTCAGACGGCGCCCTCGACATTGACTACACGGAAGTAACCCTCACCAGGACCCTGTTCCGCAATGGCGGTTCTGAATACGCCATCAATGGGGCGCAGTGCCGACTGCTTGATATTCAAGACCTACTCTCGGACACCGGTCTTGGCCGTGAAATGCACGTGATTGTTGGTCAAGGCCAACTGGACGCGGTGCTGCGGGCAACTCCACTTGACCGGCGCGGTTTTATTGAAGAAGCCGCGGGAGTACTGAAACACCGCAAGCGCAAAGAAAAAGCGCTCCGCAAACTCGCTGGGATGCAGGGTAACCTCCTGCGGCTTGCAGACCTATTGTCTGAATTGAACCGCCAGCTGGGCCCCCTAGCGCGGCAAGCAAAGGCAGCCCAGCGCGCCCAAGTTCTTGCGGCAACGGTACGAGACTCAGGTATGCGATTGCTCGCTGACGATCTCAACACAGCCCAAGATCAAGTGCGCAACCACCGGGAAAGCACCAAGCACAGAAAAGAGCTGCTGCAAACAAGCGAAACCGAACTTGCCGCCATTCGTTCCACTCTCGCCCAACGTGAACACGCGGCGGCGCTTGCCAGCCCGCAGTCTGCAGCGGCCGGCCAAACAGTGGCCAGCCTTTTGGGGCAGCGAGAACAACTGCGCAACCTACAGACGTTGGCAACGGAACGGCTACGCCACCTAGGCAGTGCTCCCGTTGATGATGCAATCGATCTTACCCAGATACGTCAACAACTCGAGCGGGTTAAAGCTCAGGCAGAAACCGCCAAACAACAGGTCACCCAAGCGCGCCAGACTGCGGATGAAAGTTCACTTACCAAACAAGTCCGTGAGCAAGAACTGCGCGTTGCCCAACTGGAACTTACCAACTACGACAAACAAACAGCGGCGCACCGAGAACGTATTGCCCAACTGACCTCGCAGGCTAGCGCTCAACGCAGCCGGGTTGAGACACTCACGGCAGAGATTGACCGCCTGGGCGTAGAACTGCGTGCAGCCCACGAACGACTTGAGCTAGCACGCACGGCGGCAACTCCGGACGAGCCCGAGAACCAAGTGCTGGACGCCCAATTGGAAGCAAGCTCGCAGCACCTCGTGGAACTGCGATCCGCAAGCAAAGCTGCTCAGGCAGAACTCAGCGAAACACAGCAGGAAACTGCCCGTGCGCAAGCACGCATGGCAGCGGCAAGAGCAAAGGCACAGGCCCTCGAACTCTCCCTGCAGCACGGCCACGGCGACAGTGCGGTGTTGACCGAGGTCGACGGTGTGGTAGGGCAAGTCCTGGGACAATTTGACGCTCCCGATTCACTGCAGGTTGCCTTGGAATCCGCTTTGGCGCACCTAGGTAGTGCCGTGATTACCTCGGAACTGACGAAAGCTATTGAGATCAGCCGCAGCGAGCAAGCTCAGGATCTGGGGACCGCTACGGTTCTGTTCCCGGGCAAATCCGCTCCGCGATTAGAGCCTGAGCTTGTTACCCGTGCACTGGAAGCACTGGGGGACCAGCAAGCCGGACGACTAGTTGAACAGGTGGAGCTGGCCAGCGATCTGCCATGGCTGGCCCAACTCTTGGAAGAACTCCTCCAAGACGTAATCGTCGTTTCTACCATGCAAATGGCAACCACACTGGTGACCAAAGAACCGCGGCTCACGGCCGTGACCATGGCCGGCCACGTGCTCAGTGACGGTTTAGTCAGGCTCTGGACGCCACTGGAGGCGGGTCCGCTGCGGTTGCGCTCGGAGTTGGCGGATGCCGTCGAAGCGCAGCGGGAGCTCAGCGCTGAACTCGAAACACTTGAGTTGAAGTCCCAAGCACAAGGCGAACGCGTGAAGGAGTGCACCGCCGTTCTGCTCGATGCCCAAACTGAACACGAGGTTCTCGTAGGGCAGACCCAAGAGCGTTCGCGGGAGCACGCGCGCGCCGCCGCGGTGCTCGAAAATGCCCGCCAAGAAGTAGCGCGCACGCACACAACGATTGATCAGGCGCAGCAACGCCTTGCCCAAGCCCAGCAGACGCTAGTACAAACCGCAGATCAACTCGGTGCAGCCGACCAGGATTTCACGCCAGACCAAGGGCGGCAGGACAACTTGCGCCAGCAGATTTTGGTCCTCGAAACGGGGCTAGAAGCGGCCAGAAATGCGGAAACAGAAGCCCGGGTAGCACTGCGGGGACTCCAAGAACAATTTGCGGGTCAGACCCAACGCGTCAGTAGCACCGAACGCACGCTGCACAGCCAAGAACAAGCGGTTGAACGAGCCCAACAAGCCAACCGAGTTCGCAAACGACGAGCTGAGCGTGCACAATCCGTGCTGGACCAAGCCGAGATAGCGCTTGGGTTGCTCGAACAATCAATTCAGGGTGCTCTCGAGGCCCGTGATCGTGCCCAACAGTTGCAACAGGAACGCGACCAGGAAATTATGCAACTGCGCGAGCGCGCCGAGCACCTCCACCAAACCGTGCGAGCCAACGTTGATATTGTCCACGGTGACGAGCTGCGACTGACCGTGCTGGAACAACAGGTAGAGCAGTATGCCAACAAGTCGATCGAGCTGTACGCCACGGATCCCGCAGAGTTGGTAGCGGGGTACGGCCCACACGTACCAATCGTGGAACCGGCAGGGCCACAGACAGCGGCGGCGGAAGACAGCGATTCAGGTGCCGAACCCCAAGGAGATGAGCAAACAGTGCTCCTTGGGTACAACCGGCAAGAGCAAGAGGAGATCTACGCAAGGTCCAAGCGCAAACTAGCCACGCTTGGGAAAATCAATCCTCTTGCCCTAGAAGAATTCACGGCTCTCCAGGAACGTCAAGAGTTTTTGGCAGCCCAATTGGAAGACCTGCGCGCATCGCGTGCGGACCTGA
It encodes the following:
- a CDS encoding ABC transporter ATP-binding protein; its protein translation is MVLNARQITKIYNEVPPVHALMDVNIDIRAGERVVVLGKSGSGKSTFLNIVGLLDKATSGSLHFLGQDVSRLSKRAMDRLRADSLGFVFQENHVLGHRTVAENLHIKLAVSSIPKGQWSVKVAKVLGQVGLSHREHAYARLLSGGEKQRLAVARAIITSPKILLADEPTGNLDNDNANAVLDLFDKQAKLGSAVVIITHDPRLIGRMDRAFYLEAGVIRELTDGEYLGGAIAKRLR
- the ndk gene encoding nucleoside-diphosphate kinase, whose protein sequence is MTTAQRERTLILVKPDGVERGLVGEVIRRIETKGYTLDAVQMRQADQDLLAQHYAEHVGKPFYQPLVDFMASGPVVAIVASGERVIEGFRSLAGTTDPTTAAPGTLRGDLGRDWGEKVQRNLVHGSDSVESAEREIALWFPAAN
- the smc gene encoding chromosome segregation protein SMC, giving the protein MYLKTLQLRGFKSFASATTLEFEPGITCVVGPNGSGKSNVVDALAWVMGEQGVKTLRGGKMEDVIFAGTSTRGALGRAEVSLTIDNSDGALDIDYTEVTLTRTLFRNGGSEYAINGAQCRLLDIQDLLSDTGLGREMHVIVGQGQLDAVLRATPLDRRGFIEEAAGVLKHRKRKEKALRKLAGMQGNLLRLADLLSELNRQLGPLARQAKAAQRAQVLAATVRDSGMRLLADDLNTAQDQVRNHRESTKHRKELLQTSETELAAIRSTLAQREHAAALASPQSAAAGQTVASLLGQREQLRNLQTLATERLRHLGSAPVDDAIDLTQIRQQLERVKAQAETAKQQVTQARQTADESSLTKQVREQELRVAQLELTNYDKQTAAHRERIAQLTSQASAQRSRVETLTAEIDRLGVELRAAHERLELARTAATPDEPENQVLDAQLEASSQHLVELRSASKAAQAELSETQQETARAQARMAAARAKAQALELSLQHGHGDSAVLTEVDGVVGQVLGQFDAPDSLQVALESALAHLGSAVITSELTKAIEISRSEQAQDLGTATVLFPGKSAPRLEPELVTRALEALGDQQAGRLVEQVELASDLPWLAQLLEELLQDVIVVSTMQMATTLVTKEPRLTAVTMAGHVLSDGLVRLWTPLEAGPLRLRSELADAVEAQRELSAELETLELKSQAQGERVKECTAVLLDAQTEHEVLVGQTQERSREHARAAAVLENARQEVARTHTTIDQAQQRLAQAQQTLVQTADQLGAADQDFTPDQGRQDNLRQQILVLETGLEAARNAETEARVALRGLQEQFAGQTQRVSSTERTLHSQEQAVERAQQANRVRKRRAERAQSVLDQAEIALGLLEQSIQGALEARDRAQQLQQERDQEIMQLRERAEHLHQTVRANVDIVHGDELRLTVLEQQVEQYANKSIELYATDPAELVAGYGPHVPIVEPAGPQTAAAEDSDSGAEPQGDEQTVLLGYNRQEQEEIYARSKRKLATLGKINPLALEEFTALQERQEFLAAQLEDLRASRADLMSLVTDIDNRVEQAFSQAYADTAAQFTKVFARLFPGGHGQLTLDDPENPLTSGIDIEAKPAGKKVKRLSLLSGGERSLTAIAFLVAIFLARPSPFYVMDEVEAALDDVNLGRLLAVFEELRQNSQLIVISHQKRTMQISDALYGVTMAGDGISTVISQRLEPRNLEGTEPVGEVAV
- a CDS encoding IS1249 family transposase, with protein sequence MSGILGNRWYVAARRGLNIPFHGWVRILDCPRCGGAMKRNGTTTAGKVRWRCKSAACGGSKTRSNDTTTKDFVTFLGWLFSKRSQAELPGGGRTFRRKTKQFWDLWPMAPLIDEIFPVIYVDGIHLGRKAVVLIARNDTHVLGWYIARTEHSAAWEALLSRIAPPVLVVTDGGSGFAKARRNIWPQTKVQRCLFHIHNNILVKTTRRPKLLPAQELKVLARSLLYIKQARQADEWIEAYLSWETRWARFLDETSSYTNGHIGYTHQRLVEARSMLRTLGNSKTMFTYLDESLTKAHGALPCTTNVIEGATNAPLREMLRLHRGMKLDRRLKAIAWHCYQHTPHPLPAAEILATMPTDQDIENAYQQAHQNNPETIRQQTGAPQLWGNAIDWHNMRHTQGFQNFY
- a CDS encoding ABC transporter permease, which produces MQNLRLNGLRHGFADVFIDLHSRRARAVMLMLAVALATGALVASLGISQVAARQVAADLAASTLNTVTVTPAQETSSSHVAGAMVFPGDAVQRAHGLGPVQYAGLLNDVSLSVNVPVTRPPHYPEAVQGATVAGLTAQYPAVLGSSVPEETAWLLDTNLPVVFVGEDLAETLGISQGNDWTGINLYIDRVPYSVVGLVSSSKGNFSSSALIPYQRGLELTGGDGNSHMKILTEPGAGNQVAQTIRMSLMPQSPEQLVVSQVQNFEGMRAGVSTQLDKLAAFIGGFLLLLTVLLIANAMTVSVMSRTGEIGVRRALGASQWSVASLFLIEGFIIGACGGLAGSAIASTTIALISVASSWSIAYPLWFIFLGPTVGITAGLISSAYPAYRAGSIQPALAVRSD